One stretch of Myxococcales bacterium DNA includes these proteins:
- a CDS encoding radical SAM protein, whose product MSPASPRRPYPGALTPTTRPYAPLPLFNLRRLPRLAELAWRYGGAKKFANLFAAERDYRRRAVRPAARPYLFRADPDSECDVNCPYCWQTLAPPRAPAKLSLAAFRAGFDPFADRLLLTFFHFFGEPTWNDELPAMIAHAHRARSATYLSTNLQRDDDAYHADLLSSGLDLLTINLDAATPETYRRMKPRADFDRLRRNIERIVAKRRTLRRPPHLVFQVLVTRFNEPELPVLRDLARRWGADYLDLKPTGFLPDDSWLPLDRRHHLMQNPPGRISCAQPWTNLTLLADGRYFPCCAFPGDFALAAAGADAEAVWNGEALQAIRAGFRAGELHEFCRECPVARIPRF is encoded by the coding sequence ATGAGTCCCGCATCACCCCGCCGGCCGTATCCCGGCGCGTTGACGCCGACGACGCGGCCGTACGCGCCGCTGCCGCTGTTCAATCTGCGCCGCCTACCGCGTCTGGCCGAATTGGCGTGGCGCTACGGCGGCGCGAAAAAGTTCGCCAACCTGTTCGCCGCCGAACGGGACTATCGTCGCCGCGCGGTTCGGCCGGCGGCGCGCCCGTACCTGTTTCGCGCCGATCCCGACAGCGAGTGCGACGTCAACTGTCCCTACTGCTGGCAGACCCTGGCGCCGCCCCGCGCCCCGGCGAAGCTCAGCCTGGCCGCGTTTCGCGCCGGGTTCGACCCGTTCGCCGACCGCCTGCTGCTGACCTTTTTTCACTTCTTCGGCGAGCCGACCTGGAACGACGAGCTGCCGGCGATGATCGCGCACGCCCACCGCGCGCGGTCGGCCACCTACCTGTCGACGAACCTGCAGCGCGACGACGACGCCTATCACGCGGACCTGCTCTCCTCGGGGCTCGACCTGTTGACGATCAACCTCGACGCGGCCACGCCGGAAACCTATCGCCGGATGAAACCCCGCGCCGATTTCGACCGCCTGCGGCGCAACATCGAGCGGATCGTCGCCAAACGCCGGACGCTCCGGCGGCCGCCGCACCTGGTTTTTCAAGTGCTGGTGACGCGGTTCAACGAGCCGGAGCTGCCGGTTTTGCGCGATCTGGCCCGGCGTTGGGGGGCCGACTACCTCGATCTGAAGCCGACCGGCTTTCTGCCGGACGACTCCTGGCTGCCGCTCGATCGCCGCCATCACCTGATGCAAAATCCGCCGGGCCGGATTTCCTGCGCCCAGCCGTGGACGAATCTGACGCTGTTGGCGGACGGCCGGTACTTTCCCTGCTGCGCCTTTCCGGGCGACTTCGCCCTCGCGGCCGCCGGCGCCGACGCGGAAGCGGTCTGGAACGGCGAGGCGCTGCAGGCGATCCGCGCGGGTTTCCGCGCCGGCGAGTTGCACGAATTTTGCCGCGAGTGTCCGGTCGCCCGGATTCCCCGGTTCTGA
- a CDS encoding B12-binding domain-containing radical SAM protein, whose protein sequence is MRVLLIRPPIHYVRFSLGVIPLGFYSSFLTRYPPHGLMVLAAQLRQAGHEVALLDAEAEELEIESAAVRLAAFAPELIVGSVNVYNSYRNFADLSELKRRLGAPLVVRGHFPSHYPDDAMAQPAVDAAMTGKGNAALVPLVAAFARGTGFDAVPGLLYREGVRVCRTPDEPPVSDLDSLPFPARDLVDPALYSTSLSYRRPFTTMFASYGCPYQCVYCQDRNVPYRRRSVDSVLNELDECVHRHGIREVTFLDPTFTAKRDWALDLCRRLAGRRLDLTFTIRTRPDLVDPELIDLLARAGCVRISLGLESGDPEILAGLQRPMKLETMRQAVAWIRARNIMVFGFFMVGNRGETAASLGRTLAFVKELPLDFAQFIQTLPIIDSAVLDQARQARGIDIWREIGHGCYPSPEEFRSAENELSLAELGRWTGRLYRAFYLNPRRWRVWLSLRFLPGYALRQVGTTLLTLRLVALRRLRRRWPGLLLARYPSVRNGGPGAGR, encoded by the coding sequence ATGAGGGTGCTGCTGATCCGCCCGCCGATCCATTATGTCCGCTTTTCGCTGGGCGTCATTCCGCTCGGCTTTTATTCGTCGTTTCTGACCCGTTACCCGCCGCATGGCCTGATGGTGCTGGCCGCCCAATTGCGCCAAGCCGGCCACGAGGTCGCGCTGCTCGACGCCGAGGCCGAGGAACTGGAAATCGAGTCGGCGGCCGTGCGGCTGGCCGCCTTCGCGCCCGAACTGATCGTCGGCAGCGTCAACGTCTACAATTCGTACCGGAATTTCGCGGATTTGAGCGAATTGAAGCGCCGCCTGGGCGCGCCGCTGGTCGTGCGCGGCCATTTCCCCAGCCACTACCCCGACGACGCCATGGCGCAGCCCGCGGTGGACGCGGCGATGACGGGCAAGGGCAACGCGGCGCTCGTGCCGCTGGTCGCGGCCTTCGCGCGGGGCACGGGGTTTGACGCGGTGCCGGGCCTGTTGTACCGCGAGGGCGTCCGGGTGTGCCGGACGCCGGACGAGCCGCCGGTGAGCGATCTGGATTCCCTGCCGTTTCCGGCCCGCGACCTGGTCGATCCGGCGCTCTATTCGACCAGCCTGAGCTACCGCCGGCCGTTCACCACGATGTTCGCCAGCTACGGCTGCCCCTACCAATGCGTCTATTGCCAGGACCGGAACGTGCCGTATCGCCGGCGCAGCGTCGACAGCGTGCTGAACGAACTGGACGAATGCGTCCATCGCCACGGCATCCGCGAGGTCACCTTCCTCGACCCGACCTTCACGGCGAAACGCGACTGGGCCCTCGACCTCTGCCGCCGGCTCGCCGGCCGCCGCCTGGACCTGACCTTCACCATCCGGACGCGGCCCGACCTGGTGGATCCCGAACTGATCGACCTGCTGGCGCGGGCCGGCTGCGTGCGCATCAGCCTGGGCCTGGAATCCGGCGATCCGGAAATTCTCGCCGGCCTGCAGCGCCCGATGAAACTGGAAACGATGCGCCAGGCGGTCGCCTGGATCCGCGCCCGGAACATCATGGTTTTCGGCTTTTTCATGGTGGGCAACCGCGGCGAAACCGCCGCCAGCCTGGGCCGCACCCTGGCCTTCGTCAAGGAATTGCCGCTGGACTTCGCGCAGTTCATCCAGACGCTGCCGATCATCGACTCCGCCGTGCTGGATCAGGCGCGGCAGGCCCGGGGCATCGACATCTGGCGCGAAATCGGCCACGGCTGCTATCCCTCGCCCGAGGAATTCCGCTCGGCCGAAAACGAACTGAGCCTGGCGGAACTCGGCCGCTGGACCGGCCGGCTCTACCGCGCGTTCTACCTGAATCCGCGCCGCTGGCGCGTCTGGCTGTCGCTCCGATTCCTGCCGGGCTACGCGCTGCGGCAGGTCGGCACGACGCTGCTCACGCTGCGCCTGGTCGCGTTGCGGCGCTTGCGCCGCCGTTGGCCGGGCCTGCTGCTCGCCCGCTATCCGAGCGTCCGCAACGGCGGCCCGGGAGCCGGGCGATGA